Within the Erigeron canadensis isolate Cc75 chromosome 6, C_canadensis_v1, whole genome shotgun sequence genome, the region AACCGGAAAACCGGTTCAATGACAAATCTAGATCTGATAACCTATAGATATAAGAAATTGTGTATGGAATGTTTCCGTAAATTCGGTTTCCGCTTAGTAATGCTCTGCTTAGCATTCTAAGCTTACCGAAGTTTATCGGAATCGTTCCGGATATTAAATTGTTACGCAGATCTAAATGCATTAACGAAGTAAGATTCGTTATAGATCTCGGCATTCTGCCGGTTAGTCGGTTATCAGCTATGTTGAGTACCGATAACCGACTTAATTTACCGATATCGTAAGGAATTTCACCGGAGATTTTATTTCCGATGAGATCGAGAATACGAAGATAAGGTAAAGATGTGATACATTTAGGAATTACACCGGAAATATCTTTCCAGTCGGCTATAATTATAGTTGACAGCCTTCTCAGCTGGCAAATAGCTGGAGAGATAGTGCCGTTCATGTATCCGACTCGTTTCGCTTTTTGGAAAATCGGATCTTCGGATTCTCCACGGAGGTTTATATCTGCGACCCGTTTTGTAGTCGGGTCGCAGCTTATTCCGTACCATTTGTGACAGCAGTCACTGCCTTTCCATGTATCGAAGATTCCTAAATAAGGCTCGTGTAAGGCAGCTTTGAAGGCTAGTAGAGCTGCCCGATCAGATGCCGGACAGGCAGTTACGCCATTAGTGACTAACAAAATCAAAACAGTTGTCATTAGCCATGAGTAGGCACTCatatctttcttttgttttgtatatatatttatatctataaaaaaaaaaaaaaaaaaatttgtttgtgcTTACTTTGGACAGTGAAGTGTGAATTTGTTGGATAGTTTGAGTGGAAAAATAGAAGTGGAGGGTGGGTTTAAATAGTGAGAATGATGGAGGTAAAATAGATAGGGAATCACGTGTGGTGTGTGAGGTAATGTGAACAGGTCAACGTGGGTGGTAGGGATAAGAATAGGATGTGAAGAATTATGAAGAGagagtgattgagtatgatagGACGTTATGTTATATGTCCAACCGCGTGTCATGTGCCTATCGAGGTC harbors:
- the LOC122603325 gene encoding DNA damage-repair/toleration protein DRT100-like, which produces MSAYSWLMTTVLILLVTNGVTACPASDRAALLAFKAALHEPYLGIFDTWKGSDCCHKWYGISCDPTTKRVADINLRGESEDPIFQKAKRVGYMNGTISPAICQLRRLSTIIIADWKDISGVIPKCITSLPYLRILDLIGNKISGEIPYDIGKLSRLSVLNIADNRLTGRMPRSITNLTSLMHLDLRNNLISGTIPINFGKLRMLSRALLSGNRIYGNIPYTISYIYRLSDLDLSLNRFSGSIPESLGKMAVLATLNLDGNNISGTLPPSLMNSSISILNLSRNGIEGNIPDVFGPRSYFTVMDLSYNKLKGAIPKSIEAASYIGHLDLSHNHLCGAIPSGSWFQHLEASSFVNNDCLCGKPLKTC